In a single window of the Niabella ginsenosidivorans genome:
- a CDS encoding UbiX family flavin prenyltransferase → MKRKVVVAITGASGSVYPARLLAKFQQLKDQWEQVSIIVTDNAREVWKVETGTPFKTAAFPCFSVTDFHAPFASGSGRYDTMIIIPCSMGILGRIAAGISNDLITRAADVILKERRKLICVVRETPYNLVHIRNMETITLAGGIICPATPSYYSLPQTVEAVADTVVDRVLDLAGFDSPSYRWGTEK, encoded by the coding sequence ATGAAAAGAAAAGTTGTCGTAGCCATTACGGGAGCAAGCGGATCTGTTTACCCGGCCAGATTACTTGCAAAATTCCAGCAATTAAAAGATCAGTGGGAACAGGTTTCAATCATTGTTACTGATAATGCACGGGAGGTCTGGAAGGTAGAAACAGGAACCCCTTTTAAAACGGCGGCATTTCCCTGCTTTTCAGTTACCGATTTTCATGCACCTTTTGCATCCGGAAGCGGCCGGTATGATACTATGATCATTATTCCCTGCTCAATGGGCATACTGGGAAGAATTGCAGCCGGTATTTCCAACGACCTGATTACACGTGCAGCTGATGTCATTTTAAAAGAACGAAGAAAGCTGATCTGCGTGGTGCGGGAAACGCCTTATAATCTTGTTCATATCCGTAATATGGAAACCATAACCCTTGCAGGAGGTATTATTTGCCCCGCAACTCCTTCCTATTACAGCCTACCCCAAACGGTTGAAGCTGTAGCGGATACTGTGGTAGACCGGGTGCTGGATCTTGCCGGCTTTGACAGCCCGTCTTACAGATGGGGCACTGAAAAGTAA
- a CDS encoding hydrogen peroxide-inducible genes activator: MTLQQLEYILAVDVHRNFVKAADACFITQPTLSMQIHKLEEELGIKIFDRSKQPVVPTAIGQGVLEHARRVLHARNELDRFIEDQKGTISGQLRIGIIPTLAPYLLPIFVPAFIKKYPEIKLIVQELMTEHMIRYLKEERIDAGILVTPINEPGIKEQVLFYEELMVFTSRQNKAYQKQYLLPKDIDTSKLWLLEEGHCFRSQIISICELQQQSREHSGLEYEAGSIETLKRMVEISDGVTIIPELAALQMPKSQQQLIRHFKKPVPVREVSLVVHRDFLKEKLVTALQTEILAAVPDKLKKPPSRNVIPVVESET, encoded by the coding sequence ATGACCTTACAGCAACTGGAATATATACTGGCAGTAGATGTCCACAGGAACTTTGTAAAGGCAGCAGATGCATGCTTTATTACCCAGCCAACCTTGAGCATGCAGATCCATAAGCTGGAAGAGGAGCTGGGCATAAAAATATTTGACCGCAGCAAGCAGCCTGTGGTGCCAACAGCTATCGGGCAGGGTGTGCTGGAGCATGCCCGCCGCGTCTTGCATGCGCGGAATGAGCTGGACCGGTTTATTGAAGATCAGAAGGGCACTATTTCCGGTCAACTGCGCATTGGAATTATTCCAACGCTGGCGCCCTACCTGCTGCCCATATTTGTTCCTGCATTTATAAAAAAATACCCGGAGATCAAATTGATCGTGCAGGAGCTGATGACGGAACATATGATCCGGTATTTAAAAGAAGAACGGATTGATGCCGGCATTTTGGTAACTCCTATTAATGAGCCAGGCATTAAAGAGCAGGTGCTGTTTTATGAAGAGCTGATGGTTTTTACTTCCAGGCAGAACAAAGCCTACCAGAAACAATACCTTCTGCCAAAGGACATTGATACCAGCAAGCTCTGGCTGCTGGAAGAAGGGCATTGCTTCCGGTCACAGATCATCTCTATCTGTGAATTGCAGCAACAAAGTCGTGAACATTCAGGGCTGGAATATGAAGCGGGGAGCATTGAAACCTTAAAGCGTATGGTAGAGATCAGCGACGGGGTAACAATTATACCGGAACTGGCTGCCCTGCAAATGCCTAAAAGTCAGCAACAACTGATCCGCCATTTTAAGAAACCGGTGCCTGTGCGCGAGGTAAGCCTGGTGGTGCACAGGGATTTCCTGAAAGAAAAGCTGGTAACGGCGCTGCAAACGGAAATACTTGCAGCGGTGCCGGATAAATTAAAGAAGCCGCCTTCCCGCAATGTTATACCGGTTGTGGAGAGCGAAACTTAG
- a CDS encoding S66 peptidase family protein — translation MNRKTFVQSSLAALTAAGLPASMAYAGAQKQVDISGEIPPFLKPGDLIGITSPAGYITREEILPAAALMQQWGFKIRAGYTIGKRDFTFGGTDAERLDDLQKMLDDADVKAIMCARGGYGSVRIVDGLKWDQFRQRPKWVIGFSDITVLHSHIHRNFGIATIHSKMCNSFPDVWETADPLQKDTIESIRKALTGEKMMYSAEAFNSVNKPGTATGILVGGNLKTLETLAGSASDIHTDGKILFVEDTGEYMYSIDRMLWNLKRTGKLAKLAGLIVGGMKLKQDPLDEQFGKNIYDSVLEKTKEYSYPVCFDFPVGHQIDNYAYRCGTRHQLNVTIKTATLNSL, via the coding sequence ATGAACCGTAAAACCTTTGTACAATCATCGCTGGCTGCACTGACTGCTGCAGGCCTTCCTGCATCCATGGCCTATGCGGGAGCGCAAAAACAGGTGGACATAAGCGGGGAAATCCCCCCGTTCTTAAAACCGGGCGACCTGATCGGTATTACTTCACCCGCCGGGTATATTACGCGTGAAGAGATCCTTCCGGCTGCTGCACTGATGCAGCAGTGGGGTTTTAAAATAAGGGCGGGTTATACCATCGGTAAGCGGGACTTTACTTTTGGAGGAACCGATGCGGAAAGACTGGATGACCTGCAAAAGATGCTGGATGATGCGGATGTAAAAGCCATTATGTGCGCGCGTGGCGGCTATGGATCCGTGAGGATCGTTGATGGATTGAAATGGGATCAATTCCGCCAGCGACCCAAGTGGGTGATCGGATTTAGTGATATTACGGTACTGCATTCACATATTCACCGCAATTTCGGGATCGCTACCATTCATTCCAAGATGTGCAACAGCTTTCCGGACGTTTGGGAAACGGCAGATCCGTTGCAGAAGGATACCATTGAATCCATCCGGAAGGCACTGACCGGTGAAAAAATGATGTATTCGGCGGAAGCTTTTAACAGTGTGAACAAACCGGGAACAGCAACGGGTATTCTGGTGGGCGGCAACCTGAAAACCCTGGAAACGCTGGCCGGCTCGGCTTCAGATATTCATACAGATGGCAAGATCCTTTTTGTGGAAGATACGGGGGAATATATGTACAGCATCGACCGTATGCTCTGGAACCTGAAACGGACCGGCAAGCTGGCGAAGCTGGCCGGGTTGATCGTGGGGGGGATGAAGCTGAAACAGGATCCGCTGGATGAGCAGTTTGGTAAGAATATTTATGATTCGGTGCTGGAAAAAACAAAAGAATACAGCTACCCTGTTTGCTTCGATTTTCCGGTTGGGCACCAGATTGATAATTATGCCTACCGTTGTGGCACCCGCCATCAGTTAAATGTAACTATTAAAACCGCTACTTTAAACAGTTTGTAA
- the metG gene encoding methionine--tRNA ligase: MKDYKRTLITAALPYANGPIHIGHLAGCYIPADIYARYLRAQKKDVKFVGGSDEHGVPITIRALKEGVSPQDIVNKYHAQIKESMQQMGISFDIYSRTSDKVHHETAAAFFKALYDKGLFEERETEQFYDEKTNTFLADRYITGTCPVCGNPNAYGDQCEKCGSTLSPEQLINPRSTLSDAVPVKKKTKHWYFPLQDYEAWLKQWILEDHKEWKANVYGQCKSWLDNGLQPRAMTRDSNWGIKVPLPDAEGKVLYVWFDAPIGYISATKELTENWADYWCREDTRLIHFIGKDNIVFHCIIFPSMLKAHGGFVLPDNVPANEFLNIEGQKVSTSRNWAVWVHEYVKDFPGCEDTLRYVLCSNAPETKDNDFTWKDFQDRNNNELVSVFGNFVNRTFVLMHKLCGGKVPPLHGEVLDDADKAFISDIQQAPARVQAALDNFRFRDALFEVIDLSRKGNKYMQEKEPWILAKQLTADNPDREASQQKIDNCLHLCLQLTANLAILINPFLPATARKLLHMMKVVERMLDWENAGKLNLLSVGYSLRAPELLFRKIEDAEIEAQLEKLRAGSGQQPVVSDQSSVISDQQAVVSGQPSQVSDLKPQISFDDFSKIDLRTGTILTAEKVQKADKLLKLEIDLGFEKRTIVSGIAAHFSPETLPGKKVVVVANLAPRKMRGIESNGMILMAEDREGRLVFVAADNEAPDGAAIR; encoded by the coding sequence ATGAAAGATTATAAAAGAACATTAATAACAGCCGCTTTGCCCTATGCCAATGGCCCTATTCATATCGGCCACCTGGCCGGATGTTATATACCGGCTGATATTTATGCCCGGTATTTAAGAGCGCAAAAAAAAGATGTGAAATTTGTAGGTGGCAGTGATGAGCATGGGGTTCCCATTACCATACGCGCATTAAAGGAAGGCGTCAGCCCGCAGGATATTGTGAATAAATATCATGCCCAGATCAAGGAAAGCATGCAGCAAATGGGCATTTCTTTTGATATCTATTCCCGCACTTCCGATAAAGTGCATCATGAAACAGCAGCCGCTTTTTTTAAAGCGCTTTATGATAAAGGCCTCTTTGAGGAAAGGGAAACCGAGCAGTTTTATGATGAAAAGACCAATACGTTCCTGGCAGACCGTTATATAACCGGCACCTGCCCTGTTTGCGGCAACCCAAACGCTTATGGCGACCAGTGTGAAAAATGCGGAAGCACTTTATCTCCGGAACAGCTCATCAACCCGCGCAGCACACTGAGCGATGCCGTTCCTGTTAAAAAGAAGACAAAACACTGGTATTTTCCGTTACAGGATTATGAAGCATGGCTGAAACAATGGATCCTGGAAGACCATAAAGAATGGAAAGCCAATGTATACGGCCAATGTAAAAGCTGGCTGGATAACGGGTTACAGCCCCGCGCCATGACCCGGGACAGCAACTGGGGCATTAAAGTACCGCTGCCGGATGCAGAAGGAAAAGTGCTGTATGTTTGGTTTGATGCCCCCATCGGTTATATTTCAGCAACCAAAGAGCTCACTGAAAACTGGGCCGACTACTGGTGCAGGGAAGATACCCGGCTGATCCATTTCATAGGAAAAGACAATATTGTATTCCACTGCATTATTTTCCCCTCCATGCTGAAAGCGCACGGGGGTTTTGTATTGCCGGACAATGTGCCGGCTAATGAATTTTTAAATATTGAAGGCCAGAAAGTATCCACCAGCCGTAACTGGGCCGTTTGGGTGCATGAATATGTAAAGGATTTTCCCGGTTGCGAGGATACTTTACGCTATGTGCTTTGCAGCAATGCGCCGGAAACAAAGGACAATGATTTTACCTGGAAAGATTTCCAGGATCGCAACAATAACGAGCTGGTATCTGTTTTTGGCAACTTTGTAAACCGGACGTTTGTACTGATGCACAAATTATGTGGGGGTAAGGTTCCGCCCCTGCATGGAGAAGTGCTGGATGATGCAGACAAAGCTTTTATTTCCGACATCCAGCAGGCACCGGCCAGGGTGCAGGCGGCCCTGGATAACTTCCGCTTCCGCGATGCTTTGTTTGAAGTGATCGACCTGAGCCGTAAGGGAAATAAATACATGCAGGAAAAAGAGCCCTGGATCCTTGCCAAACAATTAACGGCAGACAACCCAGACCGGGAAGCCAGCCAGCAAAAGATTGACAATTGTTTACATTTATGCTTACAACTGACCGCAAACCTTGCTATTCTGATCAATCCTTTCCTGCCGGCTACGGCAAGGAAACTATTGCACATGATGAAGGTGGTAGAACGGATGCTGGATTGGGAAAATGCGGGTAAGCTGAACCTGCTCAGTGTTGGTTACAGCCTCAGGGCACCGGAGCTGCTGTTCCGGAAAATTGAAGATGCTGAAATTGAAGCGCAACTGGAGAAACTAAGAGCTGGTAGCGGGCAGCAACCAGTGGTCAGTGATCAGTCATCAGTAATCAGTGATCAGCAGGCAGTTGTTAGCGGACAGCCCTCTCAGGTCTCAGATCTCAAACCTCAGATCTCCTTTGATGATTTTTCAAAGATCGATCTACGCACCGGTACCATCCTTACAGCAGAAAAAGTACAAAAGGCAGATAAACTGCTGAAGCTTGAGATTGACCTGGGCTTTGAAAAAAGAACCATTGTTTCAGGAATTGCAGCACATTTCAGCCCGGAAACATTACCCGGCAAAAAGGTGGTGGTGGTTGCCAACCTTGCCCCCCGCAAGATGAGGGGCATTGAAAGCAACGGCATGATCCTTATGGCAGAAGACCGGGAAGGCAGGCTGGTGTTTGTGGCTGCAGATAATGAAGCGCCTGACGGAGCCGCTATCCGTTAG
- a CDS encoding S66 peptidase family protein — MIIRQPPFLKKGDTIGIVCPAGFMDYAKAATCISVLEKWGFRVKTGATLGGTSTTYFSGTDEERLKDLQQMLNDDGVQAVLCGRGGYGMGRIIDRIDFSKFKKRPKWVIGYSDITIFHSHIYTNFKISGLHSPMAAAFNDGEYKNKYIRSLHAALTGKKASYKARRSKYNRHGQATGELIGGNLSLLVTAVGTKSDLQTKGKILFVEDVGEEKYSIDRMLYQLKRSGKLAHLAGIVFGRFTDVGDTTRPFGQEVYEILWNVVREYDYPVCFDFPVSHEKENYALKVGGTYRLAVGKEGVTLKEA; from the coding sequence ATGATCATAAGGCAACCTCCTTTTTTAAAGAAAGGCGATACGATCGGCATTGTTTGCCCGGCAGGATTTATGGATTATGCGAAAGCGGCAACATGCATCAGCGTGCTGGAAAAATGGGGCTTCCGGGTAAAAACAGGAGCCACACTGGGCGGAACATCAACCACTTATTTTTCAGGAACAGATGAAGAACGGCTGAAGGACCTTCAGCAAATGCTGAACGATGACGGAGTACAGGCCGTGCTTTGCGGCCGGGGCGGTTATGGTATGGGACGCATTATTGACCGCATTGATTTCAGTAAGTTTAAGAAACGACCCAAATGGGTGATCGGCTATAGCGATATAACAATCTTTCACAGCCATATTTATACCAACTTTAAGATAAGCGGACTGCATTCTCCTATGGCAGCTGCTTTTAATGACGGGGAGTATAAAAATAAATACATCCGGTCATTGCATGCTGCATTGACGGGGAAGAAAGCCAGTTACAAAGCCCGCCGTTCAAAATATAACCGCCACGGGCAGGCCACCGGCGAATTGATCGGCGGAAATCTTTCGCTGCTGGTAACTGCAGTTGGCACAAAGTCGGACCTGCAAACAAAAGGAAAGATCCTGTTTGTGGAAGATGTTGGTGAAGAAAAGTACAGCATTGACCGGATGCTGTACCAGCTAAAACGAAGTGGTAAACTGGCGCATCTGGCCGGGATAGTTTTTGGCCGGTTTACAGATGTTGGTGATACCACAAGGCCTTTCGGTCAGGAGGTCTATGAGATCTTATGGAATGTGGTTCGGGAATATGACTATCCTGTTTGTTTTGATTTTCCGGTAAGTCATGAAAAAGAGAACTATGCATTAAAGGTAGGTGGTACCTACCGGTTGGCGGTAGGGAAAGAGGGGGTAACACTTAAGGAAGCCTGA
- a CDS encoding protein-disulfide reductase DsbD domain-containing protein: MKHIFFGVLAVLTVAAARAQDPASWKFSSKKVGDKVYEVHMVATLQNGWHLYSQQQPKEAIAYPTKFDFTKNPLVVRTGSVKEMGKMQKVHDAATNSTAYQYGNTVTFVQKVTLKANAKTSLSGTVEYQTCDDKKCLPPKKVPFHIPLG, translated from the coding sequence ATGAAGCATATTTTCTTTGGAGTACTGGCTGTATTGACCGTTGCAGCCGCAAGGGCACAGGACCCGGCAAGCTGGAAATTTTCTTCTAAAAAGGTGGGCGATAAGGTATACGAAGTACACATGGTGGCTACGCTGCAAAACGGCTGGCATTTATACTCACAGCAGCAGCCAAAAGAGGCGATCGCTTACCCTACAAAATTTGATTTTACCAAAAACCCGTTAGTGGTGCGTACCGGAAGCGTTAAGGAAATGGGCAAAATGCAGAAAGTGCATGATGCTGCTACGAATTCCACAGCTTATCAATATGGAAATACGGTAACATTTGTTCAAAAGGTAACGCTGAAGGCAAATGCAAAAACATCGTTATCCGGAACTGTTGAGTACCAGACCTGTGATGACAAGAAATGTTTGCCTCCCAAGAAAGTTCCATTCCATATTCCCCTGGGATAA
- the purQ gene encoding phosphoribosylformylglycinamidine synthase subunit PurQ gives MKFGVVVFPGSNCDRDMLDALQYDLNQEVVPLWHKSEDIGSFSTEDCIVLPGGFSYGDYLRCGAIARFSPIMKRIIEFAENGGKVYGVCNGFQILCESGLLPGALLRNERQQYICKNVFIKADGFYRERILDDKAVFSEVYKIPVAHGEGRYYADTATLEQLKSNGQILFRYCNENGTETPESNPNGSIDHIAGISNEGRNVFGMMPHPERACSSVLGNEDGKKILTSLLMAKQLVA, from the coding sequence ATGAAATTTGGAGTAGTCGTTTTCCCCGGATCCAATTGTGACAGGGATATGCTGGATGCTTTACAATATGACCTGAATCAGGAAGTGGTTCCTTTATGGCATAAGAGCGAGGACATCGGCTCTTTTTCAACGGAAGACTGTATTGTATTGCCCGGAGGATTTTCTTATGGCGATTATCTGCGCTGCGGCGCCATTGCTCGCTTTAGCCCTATTATGAAGCGGATTATTGAATTTGCAGAGAACGGAGGTAAAGTGTATGGTGTTTGTAACGGTTTCCAGATCTTATGTGAATCAGGGCTGCTGCCCGGAGCCTTATTGCGCAATGAACGTCAGCAGTATATCTGCAAAAATGTGTTTATAAAGGCAGACGGATTTTACAGGGAACGTATTTTGGATGATAAAGCGGTTTTCAGTGAAGTATATAAAATACCGGTTGCCCATGGAGAAGGGCGTTACTATGCAGACACGGCAACACTGGAACAATTAAAATCCAATGGCCAGATCCTCTTCCGCTATTGTAATGAAAACGGAACGGAAACACCCGAAAGTAATCCTAATGGCTCTATTGATCATATTGCCGGTATCAGTAATGAAGGGCGGAATGTTTTTGGGATGATGCCGCATCCGGAACGTGCCTGCAGCTCGGTTTTAGGCAATGAGGATGGTAAAAAGATCCTGACCTCCCTGTTAATGGCCAAGCAACTGGTTGCTTAA
- a CDS encoding KUP/HAK/KT family potassium transporter, which yields MKISTNKVTAAGLLVALGIIYGDIGTSPLYVFNEIIGNREIDELLIIGSLSCIIWTLTLQTTIKYVVLILRADNRGEGGTFALYALVRRRRKWLVIPAMIGGAAMIADGMITPPMTVTSAVEGLSILPSLRHIAPDTIVIIVLIILCLFFFLQQFGTASIGRIFGPVMFLWFTMLAVFGLLHISDDFSIFRALSPHYAIEFLIKYPHGFWLLGAVFLCTTGAEALYSDLGHCGRGNIRISWVYVKICLLLSYFGQGAYLLAHHEGLTVTETVRKTLGINAFYNLMPDWFIVPGVIIATTAAIIASQAMISGAFTLISEAMRLNLWPKVKIRYPSEEKGQLFIPAVNTLMFIGCIGVVLYFQQSSRMGAAYGLAIIVTMLMTTILYANYLVLKRIKPIKVYIFVIGFAVIEIAYLIALLAKFVHGGYITVMIGGLMFIVMYVWYRARKIKNRYVEFVRMEHYIPKMQELSADRSIAKYATHLIYLTSADNPKEIEHKIIYSILNKKPKRADIYWFVHVDTLDDPYTAEYKVEHIIPNDIIRIDFRLGFRIQPRISIMFKKVVEDLVVNNEVNIISRYESLASSNTVGDFQFMVMEKYLSPDNDLPFLEKIIMKLHFMIKQISLSEEKGFGLDLSNVTVEKFPLIVAPVTSVKLRRIEDPS from the coding sequence GTGAAAATTTCTACAAACAAAGTCACAGCAGCCGGGCTGCTTGTTGCACTGGGAATTATATACGGAGACATCGGAACCTCCCCTTTATATGTATTTAATGAAATTATCGGAAACCGGGAAATAGATGAATTGCTGATCATAGGATCGCTATCCTGTATTATCTGGACGCTTACCTTGCAAACCACCATTAAGTATGTGGTTCTTATTTTAAGGGCTGACAACCGGGGTGAAGGGGGCACTTTTGCCTTATATGCGCTTGTACGGCGACGGCGAAAGTGGCTCGTTATTCCTGCCATGATCGGAGGCGCCGCAATGATCGCCGATGGTATGATCACACCACCTATGACAGTCACCTCAGCCGTTGAAGGCTTATCTATCCTGCCTTCCCTGCGCCATATAGCGCCCGACACCATTGTTATTATCGTTCTTATTATTCTTTGTCTTTTCTTTTTTCTTCAACAGTTTGGCACCGCTTCTATCGGCAGAATATTCGGACCTGTAATGTTCCTCTGGTTTACCATGCTGGCGGTATTTGGCCTTTTGCATATTTCAGACGACTTTAGTATTTTCCGGGCGCTTAGTCCTCATTACGCAATAGAATTCTTAATCAAATACCCGCATGGCTTCTGGCTATTGGGAGCGGTGTTTTTGTGTACAACAGGAGCCGAGGCCCTTTACAGCGATCTGGGCCATTGTGGCCGGGGTAATATCCGGATTTCCTGGGTTTATGTAAAAATCTGCCTGCTGCTGAGTTATTTTGGGCAGGGCGCTTACCTGCTGGCCCACCATGAAGGGCTGACCGTTACAGAAACAGTCAGGAAAACCCTTGGAATTAATGCTTTTTATAACCTGATGCCGGACTGGTTCATTGTTCCGGGGGTAATCATAGCCACCACGGCGGCAATTATTGCCAGCCAGGCCATGATATCAGGAGCGTTTACCCTCATCAGTGAGGCTATGCGCCTCAACCTTTGGCCAAAGGTAAAGATCCGCTACCCGTCAGAGGAAAAAGGGCAGTTGTTTATCCCCGCCGTAAACACATTAATGTTCATAGGGTGCATCGGGGTTGTCTTATATTTCCAGCAATCATCCCGCATGGGTGCCGCCTATGGCCTGGCCATTATCGTAACCATGCTTATGACAACCATTCTTTATGCCAATTACCTGGTTTTAAAAAGAATAAAACCCATTAAGGTCTATATATTCGTTATTGGTTTTGCGGTAATAGAAATTGCCTATTTAATTGCATTGCTGGCAAAATTTGTTCATGGTGGCTATATAACAGTAATGATCGGTGGTCTGATGTTTATTGTCATGTATGTTTGGTATCGTGCAAGAAAGATCAAAAACCGCTACGTGGAATTTGTGCGTATGGAGCATTATATTCCTAAAATGCAGGAATTAAGCGCAGACCGGTCCATTGCCAAATACGCTACGCACCTTATCTACCTTACCAGTGCGGATAATCCCAAGGAAATTGAGCACAAGATCATTTATTCCATTTTAAACAAAAAGCCCAAACGGGCAGATATTTACTGGTTTGTGCACGTGGACACATTAGATGACCCCTATACCGCCGAATATAAGGTGGAGCACATCATCCCCAATGATATCATCCGTATTGATTTCCGTCTGGGATTCCGTATTCAGCCAAGGATCAGCATTATGTTTAAAAAAGTGGTGGAAGACCTTGTAGTGAACAATGAAGTAAACATCATCAGCCGGTATGAAAGCCTTGCCAGCAGCAATACGGTTGGCGATTTCCAGTTTATGGTCATGGAAAAATACCTGAGCCCGGATAATGATCTCCCGTTCCTTGAAAAGATCATCATGAAGCTGCATTTCATGATCAAACAGATCAGCCTTTCTGAAGAAAAAGGTTTTGGACTGGATCTTTCCAATGTTACGGTAGAGAAGTTCCCGTTAATTGTGGCTCCGGTTACCAGCGTAAAGTTACGGCGAATCGAGGATCCCAGCTAA